In Brevibacillus brevis, a genomic segment contains:
- a CDS encoding YafY family protein has protein sequence MSKAKLLFDLILYVNTKRSFTAQEVAHEFGISVRTAHRYLADIGEMGVPIYTEPGRGGGYRVLNNRTLPPIMFDEEEAFAVFFAFQALNYYQSLPFDIHIGSVFAKLYASLPDDVKRKVDRLDSVLAFWNQKRSVPSPFLKEIIEAAIAHELLAIEYVSKSENTVREVAPVGIYAYDGFWYMPAYDQAYGEIRLFRTDRIVSMERTLKSFPPQVSLPDWLGSYTAQTPKTPVRIYVELTREGLRQCRSQPWLEPHIVTVNPEQGYVETVIAKEEWDFVTDYFFQLGTAVKVIEPREMADRIRKQAQELIRHYAADGA, from the coding sequence ATGTCCAAAGCCAAACTTTTATTCGATTTGATTCTGTATGTCAATACGAAACGCAGCTTTACCGCACAAGAAGTCGCACATGAATTCGGAATTTCCGTCCGGACCGCGCACCGGTATCTTGCGGACATCGGAGAAATGGGGGTCCCGATCTATACGGAACCAGGCAGGGGCGGCGGTTATCGGGTACTGAATAACCGGACACTTCCGCCGATCATGTTTGACGAGGAGGAAGCGTTTGCCGTTTTCTTCGCTTTTCAGGCATTGAATTATTATCAATCGCTGCCCTTTGACATCCACATCGGTTCCGTCTTCGCAAAGCTGTACGCCAGCCTTCCCGACGATGTGAAAAGAAAAGTGGACCGTCTTGATTCGGTTCTTGCCTTTTGGAATCAAAAAAGAAGCGTCCCCTCTCCTTTTTTGAAGGAGATCATTGAGGCCGCCATCGCCCACGAACTGCTTGCCATCGAGTACGTGTCGAAATCGGAAAATACGGTGAGAGAAGTCGCTCCAGTCGGCATCTACGCTTACGATGGCTTCTGGTACATGCCAGCATATGATCAGGCCTATGGCGAAATCCGCTTGTTTCGGACAGACCGGATTGTCTCGATGGAACGAACGCTGAAATCGTTCCCGCCACAAGTTTCTCTGCCTGACTGGCTGGGCAGCTATACGGCACAAACGCCAAAAACGCCCGTCCGCATCTACGTGGAGCTGACTCGGGAAGGATTGCGGCAGTGCCGCAGCCAGCCTTGGCTGGAACCTCATATTGTGACGGTCAATCCGGAGCAAGGCTACGTAGAGACTGTGATTGCCAAAGAGGAATGGGATTTCGTTACCGACTACTTTTTTCAGCTGGGAACTGCCGTCAAGGTGATTGAGCCCCGCGAGATGGCGGACCGCATTCGCAAGCAAGCCCAGGAGCTCATTCGCCATTACGCAGCGGATGGCGCGTGA
- a CDS encoding excinuclease ABC subunit UvrA, which translates to MQKEDAIRVTGAREKNLKGVDVTIPKKRITVFAGVSGSGKSALVFDTIAAESQRQLNETYSSFIRNRLPQYGQPEVDAIEHLPAVIVMNQKRIGGNARSTVGTVTDIYALLRLLFSRFGSPFVGYSDVFSFNNPQGMCPECEGLGKSKTVNIHRLIDREKSLNEGAILFPTFRPGDFRWKRYVSTGLFDNDKKLKDYTDDEMDTLLFKNGFKPTHPTKEWPPTAIYEGVVPRIKRTFLNKDSRDAARYKEAIDRVMTEDICPFCRGGRLNPHVLACRINGKNIADCATIHVSELIRFIRTIREPEAQTVTEAIEKRLAYLQMVGLGYLTLNRETSSLSGGESQRIKMVRQLGSSLSDLLYIFDEPSIGLHPHDVHTINRLLLQLRDKGNTVLIVEHDPDVIEIADHIVEMGPYAGTRGGNVVFEGSLQRLMSADTLTAECLKRKPAFKSEVRKPTGWLALEHAALNNLRDISVRIPTGAMTVVTGVAGSGKSTLIRQVLPRHYPDAILIDQGGIGASNRSNLATYMDIFDSIRNLFAKENGVSSSLFSFNSQGACPHCKGLGTIYTDFAFMDTVASVCEACRGMRYTQQVLSYRFRGKSIGDILAMTVEEALHFFHEEDVGSSLQKMKEVGIGYLSLGQPLSTLSGGELQRLKLAAELEGSGTLYVLDEPTTGLHMSDVGVLIRLMNRLVERGATLIVIEHNLHVICQADWMIDLGPGAGDEGGTVMFEGIPKDSIHCDASLTGTYVRKAVLGVQ; encoded by the coding sequence ATGCAAAAAGAAGATGCCATACGCGTCACCGGTGCGAGGGAAAAAAATCTGAAGGGAGTAGATGTAACCATTCCCAAAAAGCGGATTACGGTTTTTGCAGGCGTATCGGGTTCGGGCAAATCCGCCCTCGTCTTCGATACGATCGCAGCAGAATCGCAGCGGCAATTGAACGAGACGTACTCCAGCTTTATCCGCAACCGGCTCCCTCAATACGGACAGCCGGAGGTGGATGCCATTGAACATTTGCCTGCGGTGATCGTCATGAACCAGAAAAGGATCGGCGGAAACGCAAGGTCCACGGTCGGAACGGTCACGGACATTTATGCGCTGCTGCGGCTTCTGTTTTCCCGATTCGGCAGCCCTTTCGTCGGATATTCGGACGTATTTTCCTTTAACAACCCACAGGGGATGTGTCCGGAATGCGAAGGATTGGGCAAGTCGAAAACAGTCAATATCCATCGGCTGATTGACCGGGAGAAATCTCTGAACGAAGGGGCTATCTTGTTCCCGACCTTCAGGCCCGGTGACTTCCGGTGGAAAAGGTACGTCAGCACCGGCCTTTTCGATAACGACAAAAAATTGAAAGACTATACGGATGACGAAATGGACACGCTTCTGTTCAAAAACGGATTCAAGCCGACGCATCCGACGAAGGAATGGCCGCCGACAGCCATATACGAAGGTGTTGTTCCGCGCATCAAGCGCACGTTTTTAAACAAGGATTCGAGAGATGCGGCGAGGTACAAGGAAGCGATCGATCGGGTCATGACCGAGGACATTTGCCCATTCTGCCGCGGCGGTCGATTGAATCCGCACGTGCTCGCTTGCCGAATAAACGGAAAAAACATAGCTGATTGTGCCACGATACATGTCAGCGAGCTGATCCGGTTCATACGAACGATCCGCGAGCCAGAAGCGCAGACAGTGACCGAAGCGATCGAAAAACGCTTGGCCTATTTGCAGATGGTGGGCCTCGGGTATTTGACCCTGAATCGCGAAACGTCCAGTCTCTCGGGCGGCGAATCGCAGCGAATCAAGATGGTCCGTCAGCTCGGCAGCAGCTTGAGCGATCTGCTGTATATTTTCGACGAGCCGAGTATTGGACTCCATCCGCACGATGTCCACACCATCAACCGGCTGCTGCTGCAGCTCAGGGATAAAGGCAACACGGTCCTGATTGTAGAGCATGATCCTGACGTCATTGAAATTGCCGACCATATCGTCGAGATGGGGCCGTACGCCGGAACAAGGGGTGGAAACGTCGTATTCGAAGGAAGCCTGCAGCGTCTGATGTCAGCAGATACATTGACCGCCGAGTGCTTGAAGCGTAAGCCCGCATTCAAAAGCGAGGTTCGAAAGCCTACGGGTTGGCTTGCTCTCGAGCATGCGGCTCTGAATAATCTGAGGGATATCAGCGTTCGCATTCCGACCGGTGCCATGACCGTGGTAACCGGAGTAGCAGGCTCGGGAAAAAGCACCTTGATCCGTCAAGTGCTTCCGAGGCACTACCCTGACGCGATCCTCATCGATCAAGGAGGGATTGGAGCGTCCAACCGCTCCAACCTGGCCACCTACATGGACATCTTCGACTCGATCAGAAATTTGTTTGCCAAAGAAAACGGCGTGAGCTCATCCTTGTTCAGCTTCAACTCGCAGGGGGCTTGTCCTCACTGCAAGGGTTTGGGGACCATCTACACGGATTTTGCCTTTATGGACACGGTCGCCAGCGTCTGTGAGGCTTGCCGCGGGATGCGTTATACGCAGCAGGTCCTGTCCTATCGCTTTCGCGGAAAAAGCATTGGAGACATCCTGGCGATGACCGTAGAGGAGGCACTCCACTTTTTTCATGAGGAAGATGTGGGATCGTCGCTCCAAAAAATGAAAGAGGTAGGCATCGGCTATTTGTCGTTGGGACAGCCGCTTAGCACTTTGTCGGGCGGCGAGCTGCAGCGTCTCAAGCTGGCTGCGGAGCTGGAGGGCAGCGGGACTCTTTATGTGCTGGACGAGCCGACCACCGGACTGCATATGTCTGATGTGGGGGTGCTGATCCGATTGATGAATCGTCTCGTCGAGCGAGGCGCTACTTTGATCGTAATCGAGCATAATCTGCACGTGATCTGTCAAGCAGACTGGATGATCGATCTCGGGCCTGGTGCGGGTGACGAAGGCGGCACAGTCATGTTTGAAGGCATACCGAAAGATAGTATCCATTGCGACGCCTCGTTGACCGGGACGTATGTAAGGAAAGCTGTCCTCGGAGTCCAGTAG
- a CDS encoding PLP-dependent aminotransferase family protein, with the protein MFQDFKLFGDRPVAVQVKEYVQRLILKGGLQAGQKLPSTREMSSLLKVSRNTVIAAYESLEDDGFAYAIPGKGSYVAAMAGSSVADDGGADGSEVWQIDWRARMNEYAVSAVELDRMKKGIRSEKGIISFTSIAPDEQLFDLGDVKRAFLDRMAIEGQVLLNYGYAKGYKPLIDYLMLHMENKGVDISGKDMLITSGFTEGFDIVLSALRPSARRGGALCENPTHHTAIKNLRLHGFEVTGIPMERDGIDVGQLEAQLQTNRFDLAYLTPSYHNPTGIVMSPAKRSAVAQLMKHYQVPVIEDGFNEELRYSGAHIAPLIATAGKGNGVIYIGSFSKVLFPGLRVGWVLGDRALIDTLESMKRARTIHTSTIDQSILYQYLLNGNFDSYLKKARAEYKRKYELTKALCEVHLPEAQLSGDGGLHLFLTFPSGLNTHELLDACKEQGVIFTPGDKFFLQEGEGTNTLRLGFSRVTDEDIERGIQMIGKQARRFRK; encoded by the coding sequence ATGTTCCAAGATTTCAAACTCTTCGGTGACCGACCGGTCGCCGTCCAAGTGAAAGAATACGTCCAGCGTTTGATTTTGAAGGGAGGGCTTCAAGCCGGTCAAAAGCTCCCCTCTACGCGAGAAATGAGCAGTCTGCTAAAGGTGAGCCGCAATACAGTCATCGCTGCCTATGAAAGCTTGGAGGATGATGGATTTGCGTATGCGATTCCGGGGAAGGGCAGCTATGTGGCCGCCATGGCGGGAAGCTCCGTCGCAGATGACGGAGGAGCTGACGGCTCTGAGGTCTGGCAAATCGACTGGCGTGCAAGAATGAACGAATATGCTGTTTCAGCCGTAGAGCTGGACAGGATGAAGAAGGGCATTCGCAGCGAAAAAGGAATCATCTCGTTTACCAGCATCGCTCCGGATGAGCAGCTGTTTGATCTGGGAGATGTAAAGCGTGCCTTTCTGGACCGAATGGCAATCGAAGGTCAGGTGCTGCTCAACTACGGCTATGCCAAGGGCTACAAGCCGCTGATCGATTACCTGATGCTTCATATGGAAAACAAGGGCGTCGATATCAGCGGCAAGGATATGCTGATTACAAGCGGGTTTACGGAAGGCTTTGATATCGTGCTGTCTGCATTGCGCCCCTCTGCACGGCGCGGAGGAGCCCTTTGTGAAAATCCGACGCATCATACGGCGATCAAAAATTTGAGGCTGCACGGATTTGAAGTGACCGGCATTCCGATGGAGCGCGACGGTATTGATGTGGGGCAGCTGGAGGCACAGCTGCAAACCAATCGTTTCGATCTGGCCTACTTGACTCCTTCCTACCACAATCCCACGGGCATCGTCATGTCCCCCGCAAAGCGCAGCGCCGTTGCGCAGCTCATGAAGCACTATCAGGTTCCGGTGATCGAAGATGGATTCAATGAGGAGCTGCGCTACTCGGGAGCTCATATTGCACCCCTGATAGCGACAGCAGGGAAAGGGAACGGGGTCATCTATATTGGCAGCTTTTCCAAGGTGCTGTTCCCTGGATTGCGAGTAGGCTGGGTGCTGGGAGACCGGGCGTTGATCGACACGCTGGAAAGCATGAAGCGTGCACGCACCATCCATACTTCAACCATCGACCAATCGATTTTATACCAATATTTGCTCAACGGAAACTTCGATTCGTATCTCAAAAAAGCACGTGCGGAGTATAAGCGCAAATACGAGTTGACAAAAGCCTTGTGTGAGGTCCATCTTCCGGAAGCCCAGCTGTCGGGAGACGGGGGGTTGCATTTGTTCCTTACCTTTCCCTCTGGCCTCAATACACACGAGCTGCTGGATGCATGCAAAGAGCAGGGCGTTATTTTTACGCCGGGAGACAAGTTTTTTCTTCAGGAAGGCGAAGGGACAAATACATTGCGGCTCGGCTTTTCCCGGGTGACGGATGAAGATATCGAACGGGGTATTCAGATGATCGGCAAACAGGCGCGACGCTTTCGTAAGTAG
- a CDS encoding D-alanine--D-alanine ligase codes for MKIGVIMGGISSEREVSLKTGQEMIRHLDGSRYEAVPIVIEQRADLIKQVQRAGIDIALLALHGRYGEDGTVQGALETLGIPYTGSGVLASSLCMNKQLAKMLLRAAGVHAPAGLYWKKMDDYDRLAVEQLGYPVIVKPNTGGSSIGVQLVQNEKELLPAVQEAFSLDEAILIEPFLKGTELTCSILEDEVLPILGIRSAHSEWFDYKAKYEVGGAEEKVIQLPPATLQRVHEAALASYRLLQCNVYARVDMILHEDTPYVLEVNTLPGMTAGSLLPKSAEAAGMTFSQLLDRIIARSLYERKQEWGKSERSSD; via the coding sequence ATGAAAATTGGCGTGATTATGGGTGGCATTTCCTCGGAGCGTGAGGTTTCTCTGAAGACCGGTCAAGAGATGATCCGTCACTTGGATGGCAGCCGCTATGAAGCGGTTCCCATCGTAATCGAGCAGAGAGCGGATCTAATCAAGCAGGTCCAAAGGGCAGGCATCGATATCGCGCTGCTTGCGTTGCATGGCCGGTACGGCGAGGACGGCACGGTACAGGGAGCGCTGGAGACGCTGGGCATTCCGTATACAGGCAGCGGTGTCTTGGCCAGCAGCCTGTGCATGAATAAGCAGCTGGCCAAGATGCTGCTAAGGGCAGCGGGCGTGCATGCTCCAGCCGGCCTTTACTGGAAAAAGATGGACGATTACGATCGACTAGCGGTAGAGCAGCTGGGCTACCCGGTTATTGTCAAGCCAAACACAGGAGGCTCCAGCATCGGCGTCCAGCTTGTACAGAATGAAAAGGAGCTGCTGCCCGCAGTCCAGGAGGCTTTCAGCTTGGATGAAGCGATCTTGATTGAGCCTTTTCTGAAAGGGACGGAGCTCACCTGCTCGATCCTGGAAGACGAGGTCTTGCCGATTCTCGGCATTCGTTCCGCTCATTCGGAGTGGTTTGACTACAAAGCGAAATACGAGGTCGGCGGCGCTGAGGAGAAGGTGATCCAGCTGCCTCCCGCTACTCTGCAGCGTGTACACGAGGCTGCACTTGCCAGCTACCGGCTGCTGCAATGCAACGTCTACGCGAGGGTCGATATGATTTTGCATGAGGATACGCCGTACGTGCTGGAGGTAAACACGTTACCGGGAATGACCGCGGGGAGCCTGCTTCCGAAGAGCGCGGAAGCTGCGGGTATGACCTTTTCACAGCTGCTCGACCGCATTATTGCCAGGTCGCTCTATGAGCGGAAACAGGAATGGGGTAAGTCGGAGAGATCATCTGATTGA
- a CDS encoding LysR family transcriptional regulator: MESAELRIFQTVAREGSITKAASKLGYVQSNVTARIQQLESELGTVLFFRHNRGMTLSSSGKTLLDYADKIVGMLDEATKALASTSEPNGPLMIGSTQTAAAVRLPKLFAAYYEQYPNVLLSLTTGHTQFLMEKVLHYELDGAFIGGECDHPELQSIPAFEEELVIASSTAIDDLDEALARPILVYSTGCSYRAVLERFLYSRGLTSPVIMEFGTIEAIIGGVSAGLGISLLPRTVTSRHELEGTIRTHDIPHPLRHMKTEFIMRKDSFVSNALRAFIDMRFDQEAART, translated from the coding sequence ATGGAGAGCGCGGAACTTCGCATATTTCAAACAGTCGCCCGTGAAGGTTCGATCACAAAAGCCGCTTCCAAGCTCGGCTATGTCCAATCCAACGTCACGGCCCGTATTCAGCAGTTAGAATCAGAACTTGGCACGGTGCTGTTTTTTCGCCATAACCGAGGAATGACACTCTCCTCGAGCGGGAAAACGCTGCTCGATTATGCAGATAAAATCGTAGGGATGCTGGACGAGGCAACCAAGGCGCTCGCCTCCACCTCCGAGCCCAACGGACCTTTGATGATCGGGTCCACGCAAACCGCCGCAGCAGTCCGGTTGCCCAAACTGTTCGCTGCGTACTACGAGCAGTATCCGAATGTCCTACTCTCGTTGACGACCGGGCATACCCAGTTTCTGATGGAAAAAGTGCTGCACTACGAGCTGGACGGAGCGTTCATCGGTGGCGAGTGCGACCATCCAGAGCTTCAGTCCATACCCGCCTTTGAAGAAGAGCTCGTCATCGCTTCGTCTACAGCCATCGACGACCTTGATGAAGCGCTCGCCAGACCGATTCTGGTGTACAGCACCGGCTGTTCGTATCGGGCAGTCCTGGAGCGCTTTCTGTATTCGCGCGGCCTGACTTCTCCCGTCATTATGGAGTTCGGGACAATCGAAGCGATTATCGGAGGGGTCTCCGCCGGCCTCGGTATCTCTTTGCTCCCGCGGACCGTCACGTCCCGACATGAGCTGGAAGGGACCATCCGCACCCATGATATTCCCCATCCACTGCGCCACATGAAGACCGAATTCATCATGCGCAAGGATTCGTTCGTCAGCAATGCCCTGCGCGCTTTCATCGACATGCGCTTCGATCAAGAGGCAGCCCGCACGTAA
- a CDS encoding DMT family transporter: protein MHKLKYACLVIVTTFLMGIAFPVGKIGLSYAPPFLLMGIRFVLAGGLLALLCVKKQQPQSAKQWLQAIVIGLFQSAGVMGCVFFSMRWITSSESSILTSSSPLLVIVMGTLVSGAAYRIHQWLGVIIGLVGVAVAFGFHLGLQPGTFISLGGAVLFASATLLIKRWSPSFDMNVLAAYQMLAGGIALLIMSVITEHPFFTVTLTSVSVVLWLAIMCSIVQFTLWFYLLHRGDPAKTSSFLFLVPLFGVLTSWLLLGERIEWYVGAGGFLIGIGIFLVNQKGDRAGTTTDEMALYPKMLKE, encoded by the coding sequence ATGCACAAGCTCAAGTATGCCTGTCTCGTCATTGTGACGACGTTTTTGATGGGAATCGCCTTTCCTGTAGGCAAGATCGGCCTGTCCTATGCCCCGCCCTTCCTTTTGATGGGCATTCGCTTCGTGCTCGCAGGAGGTTTGCTCGCTTTGCTCTGCGTCAAGAAGCAGCAGCCGCAAAGCGCAAAGCAATGGCTGCAAGCAATCGTCATCGGCCTGTTTCAGTCCGCCGGGGTGATGGGCTGCGTATTTTTCAGCATGCGCTGGATTACGTCAAGCGAGTCATCCATCCTCACCAGCTCAAGTCCGCTGCTCGTGATCGTCATGGGGACGCTTGTATCAGGAGCGGCTTACCGGATACACCAGTGGCTTGGTGTGATCATCGGCTTGGTCGGGGTAGCGGTTGCATTCGGCTTTCATCTCGGCCTGCAGCCAGGCACTTTCATCAGCCTGGGGGGCGCTGTCCTCTTTGCTTCCGCGACGCTGCTCATCAAGCGGTGGTCCCCGTCCTTTGACATGAATGTGCTGGCGGCCTATCAGATGCTGGCCGGGGGGATCGCCTTGCTCATCATGAGCGTGATCACGGAGCATCCTTTCTTCACGGTGACGCTCACCTCTGTATCGGTTGTGCTGTGGCTCGCCATCATGTGCTCGATCGTCCAGTTTACACTCTGGTTTTATCTGCTTCACCGCGGCGATCCCGCGAAGACGAGCTCGTTTCTTTTTCTCGTACCGCTTTTCGGGGTTCTCACCAGCTGGCTTTTGCTCGGCGAACGTATCGAATGGTATGTCGGAGCGGGGGGATTTTTGATTGGCATCGGAATTTTTTTGGTCAATCAAAAGGGGGATCGCGCAGGCACGACGACCGATGAAATGGCTCTTTACCCAAAAATGCTCAAGGAGTGA